One Sodalis praecaptivus DNA segment encodes these proteins:
- a CDS encoding lipoate--protein ligase, with translation MSSLRLLLSDSHDPWFNLAVEECIFRQMPASQRVLFLWRNAQTVVIGRAQNPWKECNTRRMARDGIRLARRSSGGGAVFHDLGNTCFTFMAGKPEYDKSLSTAIMLDGLRRLGVEARASGRNDLVMDTPDGERKISGSAYRQTADRGFHHGTVLLHADLSRLAHYLNPDVKKLQAKGITSVRSRVANVAERVPGLDHAKLCQSVQQAFFDYYGESVAPERISPQNTPDLPGFDDQFRRQSSWEWNFGAAPAFSHLLDTRFVWGGVELHFDIEHGAISRCRIFTDSLNPAPLEALAERLPGVPYRAEAVAACCRQLQAWWPEERASLTAVADWLAASLR, from the coding sequence ATGTCATCATTACGTTTACTTTTATCTGACTCGCACGACCCCTGGTTTAATCTGGCGGTGGAGGAGTGCATTTTCCGCCAGATGCCGGCCAGTCAGCGGGTGTTATTTTTATGGCGCAACGCGCAGACCGTGGTTATCGGCCGCGCGCAAAATCCCTGGAAGGAGTGCAACACCCGCCGTATGGCACGCGACGGTATACGTCTGGCCCGCCGCAGCAGCGGCGGCGGGGCGGTGTTTCATGACCTGGGCAACACCTGCTTTACCTTTATGGCCGGCAAACCGGAGTATGATAAAAGTCTCTCCACCGCCATCATGCTGGACGGCCTGCGGCGGCTGGGGGTCGAGGCCCGCGCCTCGGGACGCAACGATCTGGTCATGGATACGCCCGACGGCGAACGCAAAATCAGCGGTTCCGCCTACCGTCAGACCGCCGATCGCGGGTTTCATCACGGCACGGTATTGCTGCACGCCGATTTAAGTCGTCTGGCACACTATCTGAATCCCGATGTTAAAAAGTTACAGGCCAAGGGGATAACTTCGGTGCGCTCGCGCGTGGCGAACGTGGCTGAACGGGTGCCCGGGCTCGATCATGCCAAGCTATGTCAAAGCGTGCAGCAGGCGTTCTTTGACTACTACGGCGAGTCGGTGGCGCCGGAGCGCATTTCGCCGCAAAACACCCCCGACCTGCCGGGGTTCGACGACCAGTTTCGTCGACAAAGCAGTTGGGAGTGGAATTTTGGCGCCGCGCCGGCCTTCAGCCACCTGCTCGACACCCGTTTTGTCTGGGGGGGCGTGGAGTTGCATTTTGACATTGAACATGGCGCAATAAGCCGCTGTCGTATCTTCACCGATAGCCTGAACCCCGCGCCGCTGGAAGCCCTGGCGGAGCGGCTGCCGGGCGTACCCTACCGGGCGGAGGCGGTGGCGGCATGTTGTCGGCAGTTGCAAGCGTGGTGGCCAGAGGAGCGCGCGTCGCTGACGGCGGTGGCGGATTGGCTCGCGGCCAGCCTGCGTTAA
- the btuD gene encoding vitamin B12 ABC transporter ATP-binding protein BtuD — protein MALTAPLLSWLLRAHDIQVPGRLRPLSRAVAAGRRIHIIGPNGAGKSTLLGCLAGLQSFRGDVQMLGKALTAWTPGELARRRGYLPQLTRSGGSQPVFHYLHLHQPATVDERAVGRAVATIAGRLALTPMLARPLNALSGGEWQRARLAAVMLQVWPTLNADARLLLLDEPAAGLDIAQQVALDQLIALLTAAGLSVLMCAHDINHTLQHADEVWLMAQGELVAAGTAAEVMTPDVLAKVFTVSFSQVSAGGRRWLMPCGE, from the coding sequence ATGGCATTAACGGCACCCTTGCTATCCTGGCTGCTGCGGGCCCATGACATCCAGGTGCCGGGCCGTTTGCGGCCGCTGTCGCGCGCCGTCGCCGCCGGCAGGCGTATTCACATCATCGGCCCCAATGGCGCCGGCAAAAGCACGCTGCTGGGGTGCCTGGCCGGTTTGCAGTCTTTTCGCGGCGATGTGCAGATGCTGGGCAAAGCGCTCACCGCCTGGACGCCCGGTGAACTTGCCCGGCGGCGCGGTTATCTGCCGCAGTTAACCCGCAGCGGCGGCTCGCAGCCGGTGTTTCACTATTTGCACCTGCATCAGCCGGCGACGGTCGACGAGCGGGCGGTGGGACGGGCGGTGGCGACGATTGCCGGGCGACTGGCGCTGACGCCGATGCTGGCGCGGCCGCTTAACGCGCTTTCCGGCGGGGAATGGCAGCGGGCGCGGCTGGCGGCGGTCATGCTGCAAGTCTGGCCGACGCTCAATGCCGATGCCCGCCTGCTGTTGCTGGACGAACCCGCCGCCGGTTTGGATATCGCCCAGCAGGTGGCGCTCGACCAATTAATTGCCCTGTTAACCGCCGCGGGCTTAAGCGTGCTGATGTGCGCGCATGATATCAATCATACCTTACAGCACGCCGATGAGGTTTGGCTGATGGCGCAAGGCGAGCTGGTGGCGGCAGGTACCGCCGCCGAGGTGATGACCCCTGACGTGTTGGCGAAAGTGTTCACCGTCTCGTTCAGCCAGGTGTCGGCCGGCGGCCGTCGCTGGCTAATGCCCTGTGGGGAGTGA
- the pheM gene encoding pheST operon leader peptide PheM: protein MNAAIFRFFFYFSTCFPGACA from the coding sequence ATGAATGCTGCTATTTTCCGTTTCTTTTTTTACTTTAGCACCTGTTTCCCGGGGGCTTGCGCGTAA
- a CDS encoding C40 family peptidase: protein MKRMPVLLLGLLLLLAGCSHHAPPPDPRLSDSIMVIAKLNDQLNQWYGTPYRYGGMSPSGLDCSGFVYLTFRDRFDILLPRTTEAQTDIGSKVDRDELLPGDLVFFKTGSGRYGLHVGIYDTDNTFIHASTSRGVIRSSLDNSYWRKAYWQARRI from the coding sequence ATGAAAAGGATGCCCGTCTTACTGTTGGGGCTGTTACTGTTGTTAGCCGGCTGTAGCCACCATGCGCCGCCGCCGGATCCGCGCCTGTCCGATTCGATCATGGTTATTGCCAAGCTTAATGACCAGCTTAATCAATGGTACGGCACCCCCTACCGCTATGGCGGTATGAGCCCGAGCGGGCTGGACTGTTCCGGTTTCGTTTACCTGACCTTCCGCGATCGTTTCGACATCCTGCTGCCGCGGACCACCGAAGCGCAGACCGATATCGGCAGTAAAGTCGATCGCGATGAATTGCTGCCCGGGGATTTGGTGTTTTTCAAAACCGGCAGCGGTCGCTATGGCCTGCACGTCGGCATTTATGATACCGACAACACTTTTATTCACGCCTCCACCAGCCGCGGTGTCATCCGCTCGTCGTTGGACAATAGCTATTGGCGCAAAGCCTACTGGCAGGCGCGGCGCATATAA
- the infC gene encoding translation initiation factor IF-3, with product MKGGKRVQPARPNRINREIRAAEVRLTGIDGEQIGIVSLNEALEKAEEAGVDLVEISPNAEPPVCRIMDYGKFLYEKSKSTKEQKKKQKVIQVKEIKFRPGTDEGDYQVKLRNLVRFLEDGDKAKITLRFRGREMAHQQIGIEVLNRVRDDLSELAVVESFPSKIEGRQMIMVLAPKKKQ from the coding sequence ATTAAAGGCGGAAAACGAGTTCAACCGGCGCGTCCCAATCGTATTAACCGAGAAATCCGCGCCGCAGAGGTTCGTCTGACGGGTATCGACGGCGAGCAGATTGGTATTGTCAGCCTGAATGAAGCGCTTGAAAAAGCTGAGGAAGCGGGCGTTGATTTAGTCGAAATCAGCCCCAATGCCGAGCCGCCGGTTTGCCGCATCATGGATTACGGCAAGTTCCTCTATGAGAAGAGCAAATCCACCAAAGAACAGAAGAAGAAACAGAAAGTTATTCAGGTTAAGGAAATCAAATTCCGGCCTGGTACCGATGAAGGCGACTATCAGGTAAAACTACGCAACCTGGTTCGCTTTCTGGAAGACGGCGATAAAGCCAAAATCACCCTGCGGTTCCGCGGACGTGAAATGGCGCACCAGCAGATCGGCATCGAAGTGCTTAACCGCGTTCGTGACGATCTGAGTGAACTGGCGGTAGTGGAATCTTTCCCCTCCAAAATTGAAGGCCGCCAGATGATCATGGTGCTCGCACCCAAGAAGAAACAGTAA
- the btuC gene encoding vitamin B12 ABC transporter permease BtuC, which translates to MTASGDPGYARLLKRQQRYDRRRLVLLGLLLLAALIFSLSAGEIWLWPTRWLSEDARLFIWQLRLPRTLAVVLVGASLGMAGAVMQGIFDNPLAEPGLLGVANGAGMTLTLAVLLGGGRLPVWVLGLSAVAGALLMTLALLTFARRQASNARLLLTGVALGILCGAVMTWLIYFSSSLDLRQLLYWLMGGFSGVDWRDKWLMLSLLPFLIWLGSCGRVLNLLALGEASAQQLGLPVYFWRTSFVLAFGWMVGISVALAGAISFIGLVVPHILRLWGLNDHRALLPGCALAGGGLLLLADVVARVSLRAAEIPVGVVTATLGAPVFIWLLIRVRG; encoded by the coding sequence ATGACCGCCTCGGGCGATCCGGGCTACGCCCGTTTGCTGAAAAGGCAACAGCGATACGACCGGCGACGGCTGGTCCTGCTCGGGTTACTGTTGCTGGCGGCGCTGATTTTCAGCCTCAGCGCCGGTGAAATCTGGCTGTGGCCGACGCGCTGGCTGAGCGAGGATGCACGGCTGTTTATCTGGCAATTGCGCTTGCCGCGCACGCTGGCGGTGGTATTGGTGGGCGCGTCGCTGGGGATGGCGGGGGCGGTGATGCAGGGCATCTTCGACAATCCGTTGGCGGAGCCGGGCCTGCTCGGCGTCGCCAACGGCGCCGGTATGACGTTGACCCTGGCGGTCCTGTTGGGCGGCGGCCGGCTGCCGGTGTGGGTATTGGGGCTGAGCGCGGTGGCCGGCGCGCTGCTGATGACGCTGGCCCTGCTGACATTTGCGCGTCGCCAGGCGTCTAACGCACGGCTGCTATTGACCGGCGTGGCGCTGGGGATCTTGTGTGGCGCCGTGATGACCTGGCTGATCTATTTCAGCAGCAGCCTGGATCTGCGCCAATTGCTTTATTGGCTGATGGGCGGATTCAGCGGCGTGGACTGGCGCGATAAATGGCTGATGCTTTCGCTGTTACCGTTTCTGATCTGGCTTGGCAGCTGCGGTCGGGTACTGAATCTGCTGGCGCTGGGGGAAGCGTCCGCGCAGCAATTGGGATTGCCGGTCTATTTCTGGCGCACCAGCTTCGTGCTGGCGTTCGGCTGGATGGTGGGTATCAGCGTCGCGCTGGCCGGCGCCATCAGCTTTATTGGTTTGGTGGTGCCACACATACTCAGGTTGTGGGGGCTAAACGATCACCGCGCGCTGTTACCCGGATGCGCGCTGGCCGGCGGCGGTTTGTTGCTGCTGGCGGATGTCGTGGCGCGCGTGAGTCTCCGGGCGGCGGAAATTCCGGTGGGCGTGGTTACCGCCACGCTCGGCGCCCCGGTGTTTATCTGGCTTTTGATCCGCGTGCGCGGCTAG
- the rpmI gene encoding 50S ribosomal protein L35, with amino-acid sequence MPKIKTVRGAAKRFKKTASGGFKRKHANLRHILTKKSTKRKRHLRPKSMVSKGDLGLVVRCLPYA; translated from the coding sequence ATGCCAAAAATCAAGACAGTACGCGGTGCCGCAAAGCGCTTTAAGAAAACGGCTTCGGGCGGTTTCAAGCGCAAGCATGCTAACCTGCGTCATATTCTGACCAAAAAATCCACTAAGCGTAAGCGTCACCTGCGCCCGAAATCCATGGTTTCCAAAGGAGATCTGGGTTTGGTCGTGCGTTGCCTGCCGTACGCGTAA
- a CDS encoding glutathione peroxidase, translated as MHETLYTLPLKSLQGDITTLEPYRGSVLLVVNVASKCGLTDQYAGLERLYQTWRHQGFEVLGFPSNEFAGQEPGSDEEILAFCRGTFGVQFPMFSKITVNGEHRHPLYRELIAACPEAIPAPQGTLSARLAAKGLTPAHKQDIQWNFEKFLVGRDGCVLARFAPDVTPEDALILDALQRALAQ; from the coding sequence ATGCATGAAACACTTTACACGTTGCCGCTGAAGTCTCTACAGGGCGATATCACCACCCTCGAACCCTATCGCGGTTCGGTGCTGCTGGTCGTCAATGTCGCCTCCAAATGCGGCCTTACCGACCAGTACGCGGGGCTGGAGCGTCTTTATCAAACCTGGCGCCATCAGGGATTTGAAGTGCTGGGTTTCCCGTCCAACGAATTCGCCGGCCAGGAGCCGGGCAGCGATGAGGAGATCCTGGCGTTCTGCCGCGGGACATTTGGCGTGCAGTTCCCCATGTTCAGTAAAATTACAGTGAACGGCGAGCATCGCCACCCGTTGTATCGCGAGCTGATCGCCGCCTGCCCCGAGGCGATCCCGGCGCCGCAGGGGACGCTGTCTGCGCGGTTGGCCGCCAAAGGGCTAACCCCGGCGCACAAACAGGACATTCAGTGGAACTTCGAGAAATTTCTCGTCGGCCGCGACGGCTGCGTGCTGGCGCGTTTCGCGCCGGACGTGACGCCGGAAGACGCGCTTATCCTTGACGCGCTCCAGCGGGCGCTGGCGCAATAA
- the pheS gene encoding phenylalanine--tRNA ligase subunit alpha, whose amino-acid sequence MPHLAELVVQAKAAIEQSQDMDALELVRVEYLGKKGHFTQQMQALRDLAPDARPAAGAVINQAKQDVQQALAERKITLERSALETRLAAETIDVSLPGRRMENGGLHPVSRTIARIEHFFGELGFSVATGPEIEDDYHNFDALNIPAHHPARADHDTFWFDATRLLRTQTSGVQIRTMKAQQPPIRIIAPGRVYRNDYDQTHTPMFHQMEGLIIDTDISFTNLKGTLHDFLRNFFEEDLQVRFRPSYFPFTEPSAEVDVMGKNGRWLEVLGCGMVHPNVLRNVGIDPEIYSGFAFGMGMERLTMLRYGVTDLRAFFENDLRFLKQFK is encoded by the coding sequence ATGCCACATCTCGCAGAGTTGGTTGTGCAGGCCAAAGCCGCCATCGAACAGTCCCAGGATATGGACGCATTAGAGTTGGTGCGCGTCGAATATTTAGGCAAAAAAGGGCATTTTACCCAACAAATGCAGGCGCTGCGGGATCTGGCGCCGGACGCGCGGCCTGCGGCGGGTGCGGTCATAAACCAGGCCAAGCAGGACGTGCAGCAGGCGCTGGCCGAGCGCAAGATTACGCTGGAACGGTCGGCGCTGGAGACGCGGCTGGCGGCCGAGACAATAGACGTTTCGCTGCCGGGGCGGCGCATGGAAAACGGCGGGCTGCATCCGGTCTCGCGCACCATCGCGCGCATTGAGCATTTTTTCGGTGAGCTGGGCTTTTCGGTGGCCACCGGCCCGGAAATCGAAGATGACTACCATAATTTCGACGCCTTGAATATTCCGGCGCACCATCCCGCGCGCGCCGATCACGATACGTTCTGGTTCGACGCCACCCGGTTATTGCGTACCCAGACCTCCGGCGTGCAGATCCGCACCATGAAAGCGCAGCAGCCGCCGATCCGCATTATCGCGCCGGGGCGGGTGTACCGTAACGATTACGACCAGACCCACACGCCGATGTTTCATCAGATGGAGGGGCTGATTATCGACACCGATATCAGTTTCACCAACTTGAAGGGGACATTGCATGATTTCCTGCGTAATTTCTTTGAAGAAGATTTGCAGGTGCGCTTTCGCCCGTCTTATTTTCCGTTTACCGAACCCTCCGCCGAGGTGGATGTCATGGGAAAAAACGGCCGCTGGCTGGAAGTGCTGGGCTGCGGCATGGTCCACCCGAATGTGCTGCGCAACGTCGGTATTGACCCGGAAATTTACTCCGGCTTCGCCTTCGGCATGGGCATGGAGCGGTTGACGATGTTACGTTACGGTGTCACGGATTTGCGCGCATTCTTCGAAAACGATCTGCGTTTCCTCAAACAATTCAAATAA
- the ihfA gene encoding integration host factor subunit alpha — protein sequence MALTKAEMSEYLFEKLGLSKRDAKEIVELFFEEVRRALENGEQVKLSGFGNFDLRDKNQRPGRNPKTGEDIPITARRVVTFRPGQKLKSRVENASPKE from the coding sequence ATGGCGCTTACTAAAGCTGAAATGTCAGAATACCTGTTTGAAAAGCTCGGGCTGAGCAAACGGGATGCCAAAGAAATAGTGGAACTGTTTTTTGAGGAAGTGCGCCGGGCGTTGGAAAATGGCGAGCAGGTAAAATTATCAGGCTTCGGTAATTTTGATTTGCGCGACAAAAATCAGCGGCCAGGACGCAACCCAAAAACGGGCGAAGATATTCCCATCACCGCCCGTCGGGTAGTGACTTTCCGCCCGGGGCAGAAATTGAAAAGTCGTGTCGAGAATGCCTCACCGAAAGAGTGA
- a CDS encoding DUF2502 domain-containing protein, with translation MNGKAWVLSVALLLPVGNALAGVAVEIVTPGVVLHLGDRDRRGYYWDGYDWRPPQWWHEHRGRYWGERNRHGYYWNGWRWVTTLPPRRHHPPPPPPPHFYRPPPVHPPRVPAHPPRPPAGAPHHGGPHGQGHHAKPAPHDHGGGDRYRKPPAP, from the coding sequence ATGAATGGAAAAGCATGGGTATTGTCGGTGGCGTTGTTGTTGCCGGTGGGGAACGCGCTGGCGGGAGTGGCGGTGGAGATCGTCACCCCTGGGGTGGTGTTGCACCTAGGCGATCGGGATCGCCGCGGCTATTATTGGGACGGGTATGATTGGCGTCCGCCCCAGTGGTGGCACGAACATCGCGGCCGCTATTGGGGAGAGCGCAATCGACATGGTTACTACTGGAATGGTTGGCGTTGGGTAACGACATTGCCGCCGCGGCGCCATCACCCGCCGCCGCCTCCGCCGCCGCACTTTTACCGCCCGCCGCCCGTTCACCCTCCCCGTGTGCCTGCGCACCCGCCTCGGCCGCCGGCGGGCGCGCCCCATCACGGCGGGCCGCACGGCCAGGGGCATCACGCTAAACCCGCCCCCCACGACCACGGCGGTGGCGATCGCTACCGGAAACCGCCAGCGCCTTAA
- the pheT gene encoding phenylalanine--tRNA ligase subunit beta: protein MKFSELWLREWVDPAIDSAALAEQITMAGLEVDGVEPVAGRFTGVVVGQVVECRPHPNADKLRVTKVDIGGERWLDIVCGAPNCRAGLRVAVATIGALLPGDFKIKAAKLRGEPSEGMLCSFAELGIAGDHDGIIELPADAPIGQDIRDYLQLEDNTIDISVTPNRADCLGLLGIARDVAVRNRMPLVQPVIETVAPVIGDTLPIRVDAADACPRYLGRVVKNIDVSAPTPLWMKEKLRRCGLRSVDAVVDITNFVLLELGQPMHAFDRDRIEGGIVVRYAGQDEALTLLDGSDVTLSPDTLVIADHGKALAMAGIFGGAASGISPTTRDVVLECAFFQPLAITGRARRYGLHTDASHRYERGVDPALQPRAMERATALLVAICGGQPGPVIEVTSAAALAPPATITLRRKTLDRLIGHVIPDQDVSDILSRLGCQVSRTEAGWQALAPSWRFDMAIEEDLIEEVARVYGYDAIPNVPVRAELVMPLHREAALPLSRVKMLLVDRGYQEAITYSFVDPKTQALLHPQPAPLVLPSPISQDMSAMRLSLWTGLLGAVVYNQNRQQQRIRLFESGLRFVPDNAADLGIRQDLMLAGVIAGPRFDEHWDQARQPVDFYDAKGDLEAILELTGKLDDIEFRAQRHPALHPGQSAAIYLNNEAIGLIGVIHPELEAKLNLNGRTLVFELLWEKVAERKVPEANDISRFPANRRDIAVVVADDVAAADIIAECKKVGANQLVGVNLFDVYRGRGVAEGFKSLAISLILQDTARTLEEEEIAATVARCVAALKQRFQASLRD, encoded by the coding sequence ATGAAATTCAGTGAACTTTGGCTGCGTGAATGGGTGGATCCGGCCATCGACAGCGCCGCGCTGGCGGAGCAAATTACCATGGCCGGACTGGAAGTGGACGGCGTGGAGCCGGTCGCCGGCCGTTTTACCGGCGTGGTGGTGGGCCAGGTCGTGGAGTGCCGGCCGCATCCCAACGCCGATAAATTGCGGGTCACCAAGGTCGATATTGGCGGCGAGCGATGGCTGGATATCGTCTGCGGCGCCCCTAACTGTCGCGCCGGTCTGCGGGTCGCGGTGGCCACCATCGGCGCCCTGCTGCCGGGGGATTTCAAAATCAAAGCCGCTAAACTCCGCGGCGAGCCGTCGGAGGGCATGCTGTGCTCGTTTGCCGAATTAGGCATTGCCGGCGACCATGACGGTATTATCGAACTGCCCGCCGATGCGCCTATCGGCCAGGATATCCGCGACTATCTTCAGCTGGAAGACAATACCATCGACATCAGCGTTACGCCGAACCGGGCCGATTGCCTCGGGTTGCTGGGCATTGCCCGCGATGTCGCGGTGCGTAATCGCATGCCGCTCGTGCAGCCGGTTATCGAGACGGTGGCGCCGGTTATCGGCGATACGCTGCCGATTCGCGTTGACGCGGCCGACGCCTGTCCACGCTATTTGGGCCGGGTAGTGAAAAATATCGACGTCAGCGCCCCCACGCCGCTGTGGATGAAAGAAAAATTGCGCCGCTGCGGCCTGCGCTCGGTGGACGCGGTGGTGGATATCACCAACTTCGTGCTGCTGGAACTGGGACAGCCGATGCATGCCTTTGACCGCGATCGCATTGAGGGCGGGATTGTGGTGCGTTATGCCGGGCAGGATGAGGCGCTGACCTTGCTCGACGGCAGCGACGTCACGCTCTCGCCCGATACGCTAGTGATTGCCGACCACGGCAAAGCGCTGGCGATGGCGGGGATCTTTGGCGGCGCCGCCTCCGGTATCAGCCCGACGACCCGCGACGTGGTGCTGGAATGCGCCTTTTTCCAACCGCTGGCCATTACCGGCCGCGCCCGCCGTTACGGGCTGCACACCGATGCGTCGCATCGCTATGAGCGCGGCGTGGATCCGGCGCTGCAGCCGCGCGCCATGGAGCGGGCCACGGCGCTGTTGGTCGCCATCTGCGGCGGTCAGCCGGGGCCGGTTATCGAGGTGACTTCCGCGGCTGCGCTGGCGCCACCGGCCACCATCACCCTGCGCCGGAAAACGCTGGACCGGCTGATTGGCCATGTTATCCCGGACCAGGACGTGAGCGATATCCTCAGCCGTCTCGGCTGTCAGGTCAGCCGCACCGAAGCCGGCTGGCAGGCCCTGGCGCCGAGCTGGCGTTTCGATATGGCTATCGAAGAAGATTTGATTGAGGAAGTCGCGCGCGTATACGGTTACGACGCCATTCCGAATGTGCCGGTGCGCGCCGAACTGGTGATGCCGCTTCATCGTGAGGCGGCGCTGCCGCTGTCGCGCGTGAAAATGCTGCTGGTGGATCGCGGTTACCAAGAAGCCATCACCTATAGCTTTGTCGACCCTAAAACCCAGGCGCTGCTCCATCCGCAGCCGGCGCCGCTGGTACTGCCAAGTCCGATTTCCCAGGATATGTCCGCCATGCGTTTGTCGTTATGGACCGGCCTTCTTGGCGCGGTGGTCTATAATCAGAATCGTCAGCAGCAGCGGATCCGCCTGTTTGAGAGCGGATTGCGCTTTGTTCCTGATAACGCAGCCGACCTGGGAATTCGTCAGGATCTTATGCTGGCCGGGGTTATTGCCGGTCCGCGCTTTGATGAACATTGGGATCAGGCGCGCCAGCCGGTGGATTTTTACGATGCCAAGGGCGATCTTGAGGCAATACTTGAGCTTACCGGTAAATTAGACGATATTGAGTTCAGGGCACAACGGCATCCCGCGCTTCATCCGGGGCAGAGCGCCGCAATTTATCTTAACAATGAAGCCATTGGATTAATTGGCGTTATTCATCCCGAGCTTGAGGCGAAACTGAATTTAAATGGCCGTACGCTAGTGTTTGAACTACTCTGGGAGAAGGTTGCCGAGCGTAAAGTGCCTGAAGCGAATGACATTTCCCGCTTCCCTGCTAACCGCCGCGACATTGCCGTGGTGGTGGCTGATGACGTCGCCGCAGCAGATATTATCGCGGAGTGTAAGAAAGTTGGCGCAAATCAGTTAGTTGGCGTAAACTTGTTTGACGTGTACCGGGGCAGGGGCGTAGCGGAAGGTTTTAAGAGTCTGGCTATCAGCCTGATCTTACAGGATACCGCTCGTACACTGGAAGAAGAGGAGATTGCCGCGACCGTTGCGAGATGCGTGGCGGCACTGAAGCAGCGATTCCAAGCATCCTTGAGGGATTGA
- the rplT gene encoding 50S ribosomal protein L20 — MARVKRGVVARARHKKILKQAKGYYGARSRVYRVAFQAVIKAGQYAYRDRRQKKRQFRQLWIARINAAARQNGISYSRFINGLKKASIEIDRKILADIAVFDKAAFTALAEKAKGALA, encoded by the coding sequence ATGGCTCGCGTAAAACGTGGTGTGGTAGCACGTGCACGTCACAAAAAAATCTTGAAACAAGCGAAAGGTTACTACGGTGCCCGTTCGCGCGTTTACCGCGTCGCCTTCCAGGCGGTTATCAAAGCAGGTCAGTACGCTTACCGTGACCGTCGTCAGAAGAAACGTCAGTTCCGTCAGCTGTGGATCGCGCGTATCAACGCCGCGGCCCGTCAGAACGGTATCTCTTACAGCCGGTTTATCAATGGCCTGAAAAAAGCGTCCATTGAGATCGACCGTAAAATCCTGGCGGATATCGCCGTGTTCGACAAAGCGGCTTTCACCGCTCTGGCCGAGAAAGCGAAAGGCGCCCTGGCGTAA